A section of the Virgibacillus sp. NKC19-3 genome encodes:
- a CDS encoding beta-N-acetylglucosaminidase domain-containing protein produces MKPRKLLYSSIITTMLVGLASGMFMSTVGAEESSPVQEYEFYPTPHSVAYDEGEMSLEDEINVIYDDTIDDVTKKKLASVFEDNNLPKPVSAEEPSDDEINIFVGTEGSGGPAEQHAEEAFGGNSVDFNEIDAYQLEIDSDNITVIGKDTDAAFYGLASLGKILDQSQDGVVQNLEIKDYANTEVRGFIEGFYGIPWSNEDRKSLMEFGGQFKTTSYIFAPKDDPYHREKWEDLYPEEELEEIRDMVEVGQENKTEFVWTISPLGEAAKVAQEEGDEAAMDMLDENTENLLDKFDQLYDAGVRQFGILGDDVGALPLDYVVEQMDAVSAWADEKGDVKDTIYTPAAYNSAWAWDGGEELNKLEKHFDDNIHILWTGENTVAPVEQKTIDRFKNRDTDGEVRRDPLFWLNWPVNDVDMTRVFLGKGDMLETGIENLAGVVTNPMQEAEASKVSIFAIADYAWNTEDFDDQKSWEDSMKYVEPNATEAFHTLAKHMAHADPDDGMEADESEDIKDLLDETISRLDDGEPLGDDASELIDELQAIADAGETFLKDAENEGLKKELEPFVNALRDMVLADIEYLKTQQAIEEEEFDSAKEYYVSAQVLREQSLHYDRPMLEEANDEKAIPAAKRLQPFTNNLERNVTQNAEEVLDDVITDFSNNLAYQQKATASTEYNESQGASFLVDGDNSTRWASDYKDMTDFERNDQWVEVELDQAVDMDRIVINWEAARASAYKILASDNGVDYEEIYAYDDDTRGTLVDVINLEDVNAKFIKIDMSQRITDYGYSIYELEIYSFSEVKKLVKEADDLLNRIPEESSGEEERAELISAKDELEDYFESEDTNGMPYTLIKTLTDKLNRFKETIIPSASLISDSVEQFKKDGEIETDRVARALTIHLTAVSQYEKREASEKVVKHMEGFKQLLDQQREEELISEDAYDVLNDEADNLIQQWQ; encoded by the coding sequence ATGAAACCACGAAAGTTACTCTATTCATCTATAATCACAACTATGCTTGTCGGTCTTGCATCAGGGATGTTCATGTCTACCGTTGGAGCTGAAGAAAGTAGTCCAGTACAAGAATATGAATTTTATCCAACACCGCATAGCGTGGCGTATGATGAAGGGGAAATGTCGCTTGAAGATGAAATTAACGTTATTTATGATGACACCATTGACGACGTAACAAAGAAAAAACTAGCAAGTGTCTTTGAAGATAATAATTTGCCGAAACCGGTATCTGCAGAGGAACCATCAGATGATGAAATAAATATATTTGTGGGGACGGAAGGATCAGGCGGTCCAGCAGAACAACATGCTGAAGAAGCATTTGGAGGAAATAGTGTGGATTTTAACGAGATCGATGCTTATCAATTAGAAATTGATAGCGATAACATCACTGTTATCGGAAAAGATACAGATGCTGCTTTTTATGGACTTGCCTCCCTTGGAAAAATCCTGGATCAGAGTCAGGATGGCGTAGTTCAGAATCTCGAAATCAAAGATTATGCTAATACGGAGGTTCGGGGGTTCATCGAAGGTTTTTATGGAATTCCCTGGAGCAATGAGGACCGTAAATCACTGATGGAATTCGGTGGTCAATTCAAAACGACTTCCTATATCTTCGCCCCTAAGGATGACCCTTATCACAGAGAAAAATGGGAGGATCTCTATCCGGAAGAAGAACTGGAAGAGATTCGTGATATGGTAGAAGTTGGTCAAGAAAATAAGACAGAATTCGTTTGGACTATTTCTCCGTTGGGAGAAGCAGCTAAAGTTGCCCAGGAAGAAGGTGACGAAGCAGCCATGGATATGCTTGATGAAAATACAGAAAATCTGCTCGATAAATTTGATCAGTTATATGATGCAGGTGTAAGGCAGTTTGGCATCCTTGGTGACGATGTTGGTGCTCTTCCACTTGATTATGTTGTCGAACAGATGGATGCCGTTTCCGCATGGGCTGATGAAAAAGGTGATGTGAAAGATACGATTTATACACCAGCTGCTTATAATTCGGCTTGGGCATGGGATGGCGGCGAAGAGTTGAATAAGCTCGAGAAGCATTTTGATGATAATATCCATATTCTTTGGACAGGCGAAAATACAGTTGCTCCGGTTGAGCAGAAGACAATTGACCGCTTTAAAAATCGAGATACGGATGGAGAGGTACGTCGTGACCCGCTCTTTTGGCTTAATTGGCCGGTTAATGACGTGGATATGACGCGTGTATTCCTTGGAAAAGGAGATATGCTTGAAACGGGTATCGAAAATCTCGCTGGTGTCGTTACAAATCCGATGCAGGAAGCGGAGGCTTCTAAAGTTTCCATCTTTGCCATTGCTGATTATGCATGGAATACAGAGGACTTTGATGATCAGAAGAGCTGGGAGGATAGCATGAAATATGTGGAGCCGAATGCAACAGAGGCATTTCATACATTGGCCAAACATATGGCTCATGCAGACCCCGATGATGGAATGGAAGCAGACGAGAGCGAGGACATCAAGGATTTGCTCGATGAGACGATATCCCGGCTTGATGATGGGGAACCGCTGGGTGATGATGCTTCTGAATTGATCGATGAGTTGCAAGCAATTGCAGATGCAGGTGAAACATTTTTGAAAGATGCAGAGAACGAAGGATTGAAGAAGGAATTAGAACCGTTTGTCAATGCGTTGCGTGATATGGTGCTTGCTGATATCGAATACCTGAAAACACAACAAGCGATCGAAGAGGAAGAATTTGATAGTGCCAAGGAGTACTACGTATCGGCTCAGGTATTACGTGAACAAAGCTTACATTATGATCGACCGATGCTGGAAGAGGCAAATGATGAAAAAGCGATCCCCGCTGCGAAAAGACTGCAGCCATTCACGAATAATTTGGAACGAAACGTAACGCAAAATGCAGAAGAAGTGTTAGACGATGTTATAACCGATTTTTCAAATAACCTAGCCTATCAACAAAAAGCAACTGCATCGACGGAATATAATGAGTCACAAGGAGCATCTTTTCTCGTAGATGGAGATAATAGTACGAGATGGGCGTCTGATTATAAAGATATGACAGATTTTGAAAGAAATGATCAGTGGGTTGAAGTTGAACTCGATCAGGCCGTTGATATGGATAGAATCGTGATTAACTGGGAAGCGGCCCGAGCTTCAGCGTATAAGATACTTGCTTCTGACAACGGCGTTGATTATGAAGAAATATACGCCTATGATGATGACACAAGAGGCACGTTAGTCGATGTTATTAATCTGGAAGACGTCAACGCTAAATTCATAAAAATTGATATGTCTCAACGCATAACAGATTACGGGTACAGTATATATGAACTGGAAATATATAGCTTCTCTGAAGTGAAAAAACTCGTAAAAGAAGCGGATGACTTACTGAACAGAATACCAGAAGAATCAAGTGGAGAAGAGGAAAGAGCTGAACTCATTTCCGCGAAAGATGAATTGGAAGATTATTTTGAAAGTGAAGATACAAATGGAATGCCTTATACGCTAATCAAGACCTTAACAGATAAGTTAAATCGTTTTAAAGAGACCATTATACCAAGTGCCAGTCTAATAAGCGATTCTGTTGAACAATTCAAGAAAGATGGAGAAATTGAAACCGATCGTGTAGCACGTGCCTTAACCATTCATTTAACTGCTGTAAGCCAGTATGAGAAAAGGGAAGCGTCGGAAAAAGTAGTTAAACATATGGAAGGCTTTAAACAATTACTTGATCAACAACGAGAGGAAGAATTGATATCGGAGGACGCCTATGATGTTCTTAATGATGAGGCTGACAATCTGATACAACAGTGGCAATAG
- a CDS encoding TetR/AcrR family transcriptional regulator, whose protein sequence is MNKKLDRRKKYTRMVLKDGLMTLLKAKPLSSITVKEICEQADINRSTFYAHYRDPFDLMEQIEEEIIVDLNMYLNQYNFTREEESLQMTEKLLEYIASKYDTCQTLLNENNDPSFERRIMDVAQQFLMTSWTDHQAIDTNISEYAGSFLVGGGIYVIKHWLANNMDQPVEQIARLINSITIHTGDSK, encoded by the coding sequence GTGAACAAAAAACTGGATCGTCGAAAGAAATACACCCGTATGGTTTTAAAAGATGGTTTAATGACGTTATTAAAAGCGAAACCATTATCATCCATAACGGTGAAAGAAATTTGTGAACAAGCTGATATTAACCGCTCCACGTTCTATGCTCATTACCGGGACCCATTTGATTTAATGGAGCAAATAGAAGAGGAAATAATCGTGGATTTAAACATGTATTTGAATCAATATAATTTCACCAGGGAAGAAGAATCGCTGCAAATGACCGAGAAACTGCTGGAATATATTGCTTCGAAATACGACACATGCCAAACGCTTCTTAATGAAAATAATGATCCTTCGTTTGAGCGTCGCATCATGGATGTCGCCCAACAATTTCTGATGACAAGCTGGACCGATCATCAAGCCATCGATACCAACATATCCGAGTACGCTGGATCCTTTCTTGTCGGTGGTGGCATCTACGTGATTAAACACTGGCTGGCAAACAACATGGATCAACCTGTTGAACAAATCGCCCGCCTGATTAACAGCATTACGATTCATACAGGTGATAGTAAATGA
- a CDS encoding glycoside hydrolase family 18 protein yields the protein MKFNSFVNLRSVFMFVFLLVMIFVFSGESEKIYAKNSTNQVQEAIQDMKTLVTHYQDDNDIISKEATHNLQIHLEALAHFEGNEETEKSIKHLKNLKRLVNYQYENDLISEKAYHVLDSNTEHLIQTKQNKKDPIIMGYWNGDKKIENFPANKLTHINYAFAYIDEEGNVHPDSSYKEAENDFKELNKYKEKNPHIKSSISIGGWGPNSKYFSDVASSKKSREEFAQATIDKFIIKYNFDGIDLDWEFPVEGGTDELHYDPNDKENLTLLAKEFRDQLDQLEKENNREYLLTAATPAGRYQSQGPYDPADSYDFEGLSKYLDWIYVMAYDIGNGFSPVTNFNTPMQPVNSDPTPDEIKKWNNVSGAVEYYQKQGVPTDQLVLGTAFYGRSFEVSSEENQGLYQEYESTGPSPQWNEIKKDYLKDPDWKEYWHSTAEVPWLFNSDTNMFLAYDNPDSINKKAQFINKHNLRGGMIWHIGQDDNQNSLLNALSKPVLKINH from the coding sequence ATGAAATTTAATTCTTTTGTTAATCTACGAAGTGTGTTTATGTTCGTATTTCTCTTAGTCATGATTTTTGTTTTTTCTGGTGAATCTGAAAAAATTTATGCTAAAAACAGTACAAATCAGGTTCAAGAAGCTATCCAAGATATGAAGACACTAGTGACTCACTATCAAGATGATAATGACATTATATCCAAAGAAGCAACTCATAATCTTCAAATTCACTTGGAGGCATTAGCGCATTTTGAAGGGAATGAAGAGACGGAAAAATCTATCAAGCATTTAAAAAATCTAAAAAGGTTAGTTAATTATCAATATGAAAATGATTTAATTTCCGAAAAAGCTTATCATGTACTAGATTCAAATACCGAGCATTTGATTCAAACAAAGCAGAACAAAAAAGATCCAATAATAATGGGGTATTGGAATGGAGACAAAAAGATAGAAAATTTCCCTGCTAATAAATTAACACATATTAACTATGCATTTGCATACATCGATGAGGAAGGAAATGTTCATCCCGATTCTTCATACAAGGAAGCAGAAAATGATTTCAAGGAATTAAATAAGTATAAAGAAAAGAATCCCCATATAAAATCATCTATTTCAATTGGGGGTTGGGGGCCGAATTCAAAATATTTTTCAGATGTGGCTTCCTCCAAAAAATCGAGAGAAGAGTTTGCTCAAGCCACTATTGATAAATTTATCATAAAGTATAATTTTGATGGAATTGATTTAGATTGGGAATTCCCTGTAGAAGGAGGCACAGATGAATTACATTATGATCCAAACGATAAAGAAAACTTAACTTTATTAGCAAAGGAATTTCGTGATCAGCTGGATCAATTGGAAAAGGAAAATAATCGTGAGTATTTGCTAACAGCAGCAACACCAGCGGGACGTTATCAAAGCCAAGGACCTTATGATCCTGCTGATAGTTATGATTTTGAAGGACTGTCCAAGTATCTCGATTGGATCTACGTTATGGCGTATGATATTGGAAATGGATTCAGTCCGGTAACAAATTTTAATACTCCAATGCAGCCTGTTAACTCAGATCCAACACCGGATGAAATAAAAAAATGGAATAATGTAAGTGGTGCTGTCGAATATTATCAGAAGCAAGGTGTTCCAACTGACCAACTTGTTCTTGGAACAGCATTTTATGGAAGGAGTTTCGAGGTTTCAAGTGAAGAAAACCAAGGGCTATATCAGGAATACGAATCTACTGGGCCTTCTCCACAATGGAATGAAATAAAAAAAGATTACTTGAAAGACCCTGATTGGAAAGAGTATTGGCACTCAACAGCTGAGGTACCTTGGTTATTTAATTCGGACACTAATATGTTTTTGGCGTATGATAATCCGGATTCAATAAATAAAAAAGCACAATTTATTAATAAGCACAATCTAAGAGGTGGTATGATTTGGCACATCGGTCAAGATGACAATCAAAACAGTCTGCTTAATGCTTTATCGAAGCCGGTATTAAAAATCAATCATTAA
- a CDS encoding PRD domain-containing protein codes for MKIKKILNNNAVVVIEQEKEKIAVGAGVAFEKKKNDIVNIHKVEKTFIIEENERLQQLLSRIPEEHFTITEEIITYAEESMEKKLNEHIHVVLTDHISFAIERQKKGMEVKNKLLNEIKILYKKEFEIGLWAIKHIKEQTQIDMPVDEAAFIALHIHTFKANEISFQQTLRQTTIVRDMVQTIIGDLKINVEEDSVSYQRLIMHLHFLLDRTNHYEIAAMDAEMLDMLQNKFPVSYRCARNVSKKLLEYDIELPYEELGYIILHIERLRNP; via the coding sequence ATGAAAATAAAAAAAATCCTTAACAATAATGCTGTTGTAGTTATAGAGCAGGAAAAGGAAAAAATTGCAGTAGGAGCAGGAGTTGCCTTTGAAAAGAAGAAAAATGATATCGTTAATATTCACAAAGTTGAAAAGACCTTTATTATAGAGGAAAATGAAAGGTTGCAGCAACTTTTAAGTCGGATCCCGGAAGAACACTTTACCATTACAGAAGAAATTATTACTTATGCTGAAGAATCCATGGAAAAGAAATTAAATGAGCATATACATGTTGTCCTCACGGATCATATCTCATTTGCTATAGAACGACAAAAAAAGGGGATGGAAGTTAAGAATAAATTGTTAAATGAGATTAAAATTTTATATAAAAAGGAATTCGAAATCGGTCTTTGGGCGATTAAACATATTAAAGAACAAACCCAAATAGATATGCCGGTTGATGAAGCAGCTTTTATTGCTCTTCATATTCATACATTCAAAGCAAATGAAATAAGTTTCCAACAAACATTGAGACAAACGACGATTGTGCGAGACATGGTTCAAACCATTATAGGAGATTTAAAAATCAATGTGGAAGAAGATAGCGTATCTTACCAGAGACTTATTATGCATCTACACTTCCTTTTAGACAGAACGAATCATTATGAGATCGCAGCGATGGATGCGGAAATGTTAGACATGTTACAAAATAAATTCCCTGTTTCTTATAGATGTGCGCGTAATGTCTCTAAGAAATTATTAGAATATGATATCGAACTCCCGTACGAGGAATTAGGATATATTATACTCCATATTGAAAGACTAAGGAATCCATAG
- a CDS encoding polysaccharide lyase family 8 super-sandwich domain-containing protein has translation MKKISQYVVAFTILMSILFGASIMEATENEDLLLNKDVRYAGVENGKNKDGSWKHPEFVGEMAVDGKDNTRWSADKQDDQWLTVDIGESVPISEIYLNFHAESPSYDVLISEDGETFESIFEETNGSNGQKKRTYINADNQTARYIKYQQNKMWEHPGNGQYYGSSIISIEAYSQPKTKSIFFDQESVAISEGRNTQLSYTLEPEGIEIKDEDLIWKSENEHIATVQDGTVTAISEGNTNVTLQIRGTDLTATAEITVTKVNEDYQSMRAKWKERLLGSNVNDNDPDIKNYLHKISEESEELWETLNKDSDRTYLWERKASDTVSADYTTQFTNIKKLTLGYYEPTSSIYQDTEVKQEIINAIDFMIDTKQYNGTYWTGNWWDWQIGSAQPLVDTLILLHDDLLEEDYEKLEKFVSPIKKYAKDPNIQWPNYPATGANLTDIALSTLGSAILLEDDSSVQLVEESVPSVLENVTSGDGLYTDGSLVQHTFFPYNGSYGNELLKGVGRIQSLLQDTEWEIDDNNMSNLFNVVDKGYLQLMTYGKMPSMVSGRSISRAPGTNPFTTEFESGKETIANLLLIADFAPAHLKNKIHAHIKEWVIESEGYYNFYQNPRDLGTLIELKTIMEDESIVANEDKTTLNIYASMDRVLQKTPTYSIGISMYSDRIANYEFGNTENKHGWHTADGMVYLNNGDLAQFDEGYWATIDPYRLPGTTVDTRKLSDGANASQQSPQNWVGGTTNGENAAVGMYLDKSNEGMDLNAKKSWFLLDGSIINLGADISGVTDASIETILDNRLINPEEVSVMVNGHSFSSEKEDVTGWINISAEEKENNIGYIIPEEMGNVSMYQEQRVGKYSDINEYFVSDKEYRENYLTITKNHGKSVDDDTYEYMVAPGENDEEMETLANNPHYSVLANNRNVQAIESNDVMLANFWNGGQKAGIVKVEQPMSVLVQSLDNNQYEITMANPLQNNEQVSLELREEIREVISNDEEMTVEGNTITLDSNQLYGASKTLVIEVAEKNQAANVNDIKTLIEQYDEEGAFASAEIVRHLQTHLTAVSHYEDKEEIDKVIQHLKGFKDLLNYQLANNVMPEEVHDNLVMQTDGVIAKLQ, from the coding sequence ATGAAAAAAATATCGCAATACGTAGTAGCATTTACAATCTTAATGTCCATTCTATTTGGAGCTAGTATAATGGAAGCTACAGAAAATGAGGACTTACTTTTAAATAAAGATGTACGTTACGCTGGTGTAGAAAATGGAAAAAATAAAGATGGAAGTTGGAAACATCCCGAATTTGTAGGAGAAATGGCAGTAGACGGGAAGGATAATACGAGATGGTCCGCTGATAAACAAGATGATCAATGGCTAACTGTCGATATTGGCGAAAGCGTTCCCATCAGCGAAATATATTTGAACTTTCATGCAGAAAGTCCCAGTTATGATGTGTTGATTTCAGAGGATGGTGAAACCTTCGAATCTATTTTTGAGGAAACAAATGGAAGTAACGGACAAAAGAAAAGAACGTATATTAATGCAGATAATCAAACAGCACGTTATATCAAATATCAGCAAAATAAAATGTGGGAACACCCTGGAAATGGACAATATTATGGTTCAAGCATTATATCCATCGAAGCTTATAGCCAACCTAAGACGAAATCTATCTTTTTTGATCAAGAAAGCGTAGCCATTAGCGAAGGTAGAAATACACAGCTGTCCTATACGTTGGAACCTGAAGGTATAGAAATCAAGGATGAGGACCTAATCTGGAAATCAGAAAATGAACATATCGCTACGGTTCAAGATGGTACAGTAACTGCTATATCTGAAGGAAACACAAATGTTACGTTACAGATAAGAGGTACAGATTTAACAGCAACCGCGGAAATAACTGTAACGAAAGTAAATGAAGACTATCAATCAATGAGAGCTAAATGGAAAGAAAGGCTATTAGGAAGTAACGTGAATGATAATGATCCTGATATCAAAAATTATCTCCATAAGATCTCCGAGGAAAGTGAAGAACTGTGGGAAACACTTAATAAAGATAGTGATAGAACCTATCTCTGGGAGCGTAAAGCTTCTGACACTGTATCTGCCGACTATACCACACAGTTTACGAATATCAAAAAATTAACTTTAGGTTATTATGAGCCAACAAGTAGTATTTATCAAGATACGGAAGTAAAGCAAGAAATAATCAATGCCATTGATTTTATGATCGACACCAAGCAATACAATGGGACATATTGGACTGGTAATTGGTGGGATTGGCAGATTGGTTCGGCTCAGCCCCTAGTAGACACGTTAATATTATTACATGATGATTTATTGGAGGAGGACTATGAAAAATTAGAAAAATTTGTATCTCCCATTAAGAAATATGCGAAAGATCCAAATATACAGTGGCCCAATTATCCTGCTACGGGAGCCAATCTAACGGATATCGCTTTATCTACTTTGGGTAGTGCTATTTTGCTAGAAGATGACAGCAGTGTTCAATTAGTGGAAGAAAGCGTACCAAGCGTATTGGAAAATGTTACAAGTGGAGACGGACTTTATACAGATGGTTCACTTGTACAGCATACATTCTTTCCCTATAACGGTAGTTACGGAAATGAGCTGTTAAAAGGAGTTGGTCGAATCCAAAGTTTGTTGCAGGATACAGAATGGGAAATTGATGATAACAACATGTCCAATTTATTCAATGTTGTTGATAAAGGTTATTTGCAATTGATGACCTATGGTAAAATGCCTTCTATGGTTTCTGGACGTAGTATATCAAGAGCCCCTGGGACCAATCCGTTTACGACGGAATTCGAATCTGGTAAGGAGACAATCGCAAACTTATTACTAATTGCAGATTTTGCGCCAGCCCACTTAAAAAATAAAATACATGCCCATATTAAAGAATGGGTTATCGAATCAGAAGGATATTATAATTTTTACCAAAACCCTAGGGATTTAGGAACGCTAATAGAATTAAAGACAATCATGGAAGATGAGAGCATTGTAGCTAATGAGGACAAAACGACACTGAATATATATGCCTCCATGGATAGAGTTCTACAAAAGACACCAACTTATTCGATAGGGATTAGTATGTATTCTGATAGAATTGCGAACTATGAATTTGGGAACACAGAAAACAAGCATGGTTGGCATACCGCTGATGGTATGGTATATCTGAACAATGGCGATCTCGCACAATTTGATGAAGGATATTGGGCAACGATTGATCCTTACCGATTACCTGGCACTACAGTTGATACTAGAAAATTATCAGATGGAGCAAATGCCAGTCAACAAAGTCCTCAAAACTGGGTTGGAGGTACAACGAATGGAGAAAATGCAGCAGTGGGGATGTATCTTGACAAATCTAATGAAGGAATGGATTTAAACGCTAAAAAGTCTTGGTTCTTATTAGATGGAAGCATCATTAATCTAGGGGCAGATATCAGTGGTGTTACAGATGCCTCCATTGAAACTATACTAGATAATCGACTTATTAATCCCGAAGAAGTATCAGTAATGGTCAATGGTCATTCATTCTCAAGTGAAAAAGAAGATGTTACAGGTTGGATTAATATTAGTGCGGAGGAGAAAGAAAACAATATTGGATATATTATACCGGAAGAAATGGGAAATGTTTCGATGTATCAAGAGCAACGTGTTGGAAAGTACAGTGATATCAATGAGTATTTTGTTAGTGATAAAGAATATCGTGAGAACTACCTCACCATTACAAAAAATCATGGAAAATCAGTAGATGATGACACATATGAATACATGGTTGCACCGGGTGAAAATGATGAAGAGATGGAAACGTTAGCAAACAACCCTCATTATAGTGTTTTAGCAAACAATAGGAATGTCCAGGCAATTGAATCGAATGATGTAATGCTAGCCAATTTTTGGAATGGTGGTCAAAAGGCAGGCATCGTCAAAGTAGAACAGCCGATGTCCGTGCTTGTCCAATCATTAGACAACAATCAGTATGAGATTACGATGGCAAATCCGCTTCAAAATAATGAGCAGGTTTCTTTAGAATTACGTGAAGAGATTCGTGAAGTAATATCTAATGACGAAGAAATGACAGTCGAAGGAAATACGATAACGTTAGATAGTAATCAATTATACGGGGCATCGAAAACACTTGTTATCGAAGTTGCGGAGAAAAACCAAGCAGCCAATGTTAACGATATAAAAACGCTTATTGAACAATACGATGAAGAAGGGGCGTTTGCTAGTGCAGAGATTGTTCGGCACTTACAAACCCATTTAACTGCCGTCAGTCATTACGAAGATAAAGAAGAAATAGATAAAGTCATCCAACATTTGAAGGGTTTTAAGGATCTACTAAATTATCAGCTAGCCAATAATGTAATGCCCGAAGAGGTACATGATAATCTCGTCATGCAAACAGACGGCGTGATAGCCAAGTTACAATAA